The Erigeron canadensis isolate Cc75 chromosome 4, C_canadensis_v1, whole genome shotgun sequence genome window below encodes:
- the LOC122595987 gene encoding 50S ribosomal protein L22, chloroplastic-like, with the protein MVGWHRHVKSILRQVGKRVENSCQAHANFSSSPLKFSPLQGLPPHLHGLSVPYTNVSRPLYHYFQQLGFTSTRSLLSSEAVPGPSPLTPQLAIGSGQAEAEKAVSKPSKVQAILKNIKQSPKKVNLVATLVRGMRVEDALLQLQLTVKRASKTVYQVIHSARANATHNYGFEADRLIVAEAFVGKGFFKKRVSYHAKGRSGVRVKPECRLTVVLREITPEEEAEIARLKVHNFKKLTKRERRLVPHQLIETTPVWNRKGKARNHEDQAGAMAA; encoded by the exons ATGGTGGGCTGGCACCGTCATGTAAAATCTATACTTCGACAGGTTGGAAAGAGAGTGGAAAACAGTTGTCAGGCTCATGCTAACTTTTCCAGTTCTCCATTGAAGTTCTCCCCACTTCAAG GTTTGCCACCTCATTTACACGGGCTTTCGGTTCCATATACAAATGTGTCAAGACCATTATATCACTATTTCCAGCAATTG GGATTTACTAGTACTAGAAGCTTGCTTTCATCTGAAGCAGTCCCAGGTCCATCTCCTTTGACACCACAACTTGCTATAGGCAGCGGTCAAGCTGAAGCTGAAAAGGCTGTCTCTAAACCGTCAAAAGTCCAGGCGATtcttaaaaacataaaacag AGTCCGAAGAAGGTGAACTTGGTTGCTACATTGGTACGTGGCATGCGTGTTGAGGATGCATTACTGCAGTTGCAGCTGACAGTAAAGCGTGCATCAAAAACTGTCTACCAG GTTATCCATTCAGCACGGGCAAATGCCACACACAATTATGGATTCGAGGCAGATCGTCTAATTGTTG CGGAAGCATTCGTTGGTAAGGGATTTTTCAAGAAAAGGGTATCATATCATGCAAAAGGAAGAAGCGGAGTGAGAGTGAAACCCGAATGTAGACTGACAGTTGTTCTTAGAGAAATAACCCCAGAAGAGGAAGCAGAAATAGCCAGACTAAAAGTCCACAACTTCAAGAAACTCACAAAGCGAGAAAGACGGCTTGTACCTCATCAGCTTATCGAGACAACCCCAGTTTGGAACCGTAAAGGTAAAGCCAGAAATCATGAAGATCAAGCAGGTGCTATGGCTGCATAA